Genomic DNA from Crateriforma spongiae:
GGGCCGATGTCATGGAGGATCCGATCGCGGTCCGGCAGAACGTCGGATACATGCCGGACAACTTCGGCGTTTATGACGGGATGCGGGTGTGGGAGTTTTTGGATTTCTTTGCCGTCGCCTATCGGATCGGACGAACCGAACGACGCCAAATCATTGACAACGTGTTGGAATTGTTAGACCTGACGCACAAGCGTGATGACTTTGTCAATGGTTTGTCACGCGGGATGAAACAGCGTTTGTGTCTGGCCAAAACGTTGGTCCACGATCCTCCCGTGCTGATCTTGGACGAACCGGCAAGCGGATTGGATCCTCGGGCCCGCGTGGAAGTCAAAGCGTTGCTGAAGGAGTTGCGGCGGATGGGCAAAACCATCCTGATCAGCAGCCACATTCTGACCGAGTTGGCCGATTGTTGCACATCGATCGGCATCATCGAACGCGGCAAACTGTTGCTGCACGGACCGATCGATCAGGTGTACCAGAAGATCCGCAAGAACCGAGTCGTGGAGATTCGTTTCATCGAAAATCAGGACGCCGGGCTGTCAGTCCTGCGGAGCCATCCGGGGCTGCGATCGCTGGATGTGGAACCCATTTCGGTCGTCGCCGAATTGGAAACTGACGATCAGGGGCTGGCCGATTTGATCGACCAGATGCATGAAGCTGGCGTGAAAATGAAGTCCTTTCACGACCGTGATCCGACGTTGGAGGACGTGTTCATGACGGTCACCAAGGGCTTGGTCAGCTGATGCCGTGTTGCACGGAAGGTCCGTCGAGCGACAAAGACGTCGGTGGAAGCTTAGTTGGCTTGGCCTGAATCGTCCGAGTCGTCACCCGATGGCTGAGCCTTTGCAGGTTTGGACTCCGAGGATTCAGCCTCCGAGGTCTGGGATGCTGAAGGCTGGGGTTCCGAATCGGACGCCGGCGTCTTGGCTGGTTCGTCTTCGGCGGACGGCTTGGAATCATCCTGTTTGCTTGCCGCTTGTTTCTTACTCGGCGATGTCTGGGCTTGCTTGGACTCATCCGCTTGCACAACGGGCGGAAAATCGTCGCCGACGGACAGCCCGCGATCGATGATCCAAATGTTGCGATACAGCACGGGATCCGAGTGATTTTGGAACTTCGTCGGCAACAACGTCGGTCCCTCGGGCTGTCCGTGTCCGGTCTTGTCGACGACTTCCACATCGTCTTGGACTTTGACACCGTTCAACCAGGAACTGATCCTTGCGTTGCGACGTTTGGAACCGTCGGCATTCCAGCGTGCGGCGGTAAACCGTATGTCGTACGTTTGCCAAACCAGTGGCGGCAGGCACATGTTTAGATCAGGAGCCTTGAACCGATAGATCGCTCCGCAACCATTGAACAATCGCGGCTGGGCGAAAGAATCCAACACCTGGCATTCGTATCGGCTGTGGATGTAAATGCCGCTGTTGCCACGAGCCTGGGAATCGCTTTTGGGCATGTACGGCAGTTTGAATTCCAAGTGCAAATCAAAGTCCTGGAACAACGGCAGCATGTCCGCGCCGACCTTCAGGAACCCGTCATCGTCCATCGCCCCGGGCTTGAACTGGTCCGTGCCGGTCCCGTCGAACAGGACCACCGCGTCGGCCGGCGGCTTGGCCGAAAGAGACGGGCTGGTGCGTTTGATCCGCTGAAGCTGTCCGAGGACTTGGCCGTCGACCGACATGACGCGGCACTGATCGGCGTCGAGCACAAAAACTTTGTCGGTCCCGGTCAAGATCATCAGATCACCCGAGCGTAGGCCTTCGACCCGAGTCCCGTCGGGATCGTGACCATCTTGGCCGGGCAAGCCGCCGGAGAACAACAGACCATCGAAGTCTCGATTTCCCACCGGTCGGACCTGCAGCCCCAGTGTCTGGTCATCGCCCGACGGATCCGTGACCGAGCCGACGTATTCGCCCAACAGTCGGTAGTCGGGCGAATCAGCCGGCGGAG
This window encodes:
- a CDS encoding 3-keto-disaccharide hydrolase, with protein sequence MRRSTALLLVCLAASLVASGSATAQQDSPPQKEAFLTPPADSPDYRLLGEYVGSVTDPSGDDQTLGLQVRPVGNRDFDGLLFSGGLPGQDGHDPDGTRVEGLRSGDLMILTGTDKVFVLDADQCRVMSVDGQVLGQLQRIKRTSPSLSAKPPADAVVLFDGTGTDQFKPGAMDDDGFLKVGADMLPLFQDFDLHLEFKLPYMPKSDSQARGNSGIYIHSRYECQVLDSFAQPRLFNGCGAIYRFKAPDLNMCLPPLVWQTYDIRFTAARWNADGSKRRNARISSWLNGVKVQDDVEVVDKTGHGQPEGPTLLPTKFQNHSDPVLYRNIWIIDRGLSVGDDFPPVVQADESKQAQTSPSKKQAASKQDDSKPSAEDEPAKTPASDSEPQPSASQTSEAESSESKPAKAQPSGDDSDDSGQAN
- a CDS encoding ABC transporter ATP-binding protein, giving the protein MITLDGFGKDYGDFTAVESIDLHIGQGETFGFIGPNGAGKSTTIRFLATLLRASRGRGEIAGADVMEDPIAVRQNVGYMPDNFGVYDGMRVWEFLDFFAVAYRIGRTERRQIIDNVLELLDLTHKRDDFVNGLSRGMKQRLCLAKTLVHDPPVLILDEPASGLDPRARVEVKALLKELRRMGKTILISSHILTELADCCTSIGIIERGKLLLHGPIDQVYQKIRKNRVVEIRFIENQDAGLSVLRSHPGLRSLDVEPISVVAELETDDQGLADLIDQMHEAGVKMKSFHDRDPTLEDVFMTVTKGLVS